Proteins found in one Allorhodopirellula heiligendammensis genomic segment:
- a CDS encoding thioredoxin family protein produces the protein MQDTPATDEFFSQPSPGMGLWLWRWFWRVTLVVSLGYAWYCFYVPQNDIAWADDYPSGKQLAAESGKPMILFFTGDWCVPCRIMKRTVWADEQVESVVDAGFTPILINVREPGDNSEALEQYEVYVTPTTIIADAEGNVLEQVQGAVSKSEFLAMLENLHAPKLATGI, from the coding sequence ATGCAAGACACACCCGCCACCGACGAGTTTTTTTCCCAACCTTCTCCAGGAATGGGGCTATGGTTGTGGCGCTGGTTTTGGCGGGTCACGCTCGTCGTTTCACTCGGTTATGCGTGGTATTGCTTTTACGTCCCGCAGAACGATATCGCTTGGGCCGACGATTATCCGTCAGGTAAACAACTGGCTGCAGAATCCGGAAAGCCGATGATTCTTTTCTTCACGGGCGATTGGTGTGTTCCCTGTCGCATTATGAAACGCACGGTCTGGGCAGACGAGCAGGTCGAGTCGGTGGTGGATGCAGGATTCACACCGATACTAATCAACGTTAGAGAACCCGGTGACAATTCGGAGGCGTTGGAGCAATACGAAGTTTACGTTACTCCAACCACGATCATCGCAGATGCCGAGGGAAACGTTCTCGAGCAAGTTCAGGGAGCGGTGAGCAAATCGGAGTTCCTCGCCATGCTTGAGAACCTGCACGCGCCGAAGCTGGCGACGGGAATTTAG